The following proteins are encoded in a genomic region of Quadrisphaera setariae:
- a CDS encoding bifunctional diguanylate cyclase/phosphodiesterase, with the protein MTPWWVSVRVAVVVSAASLVVVAALGVTGTGRADVVGIALTGLWASLAAVAVLLAPRSAGLSRRWRTCGLWLALPYGVGQLVLAVEKASVSGVLAFPAAGDLISFLAAPGWFAVLLLVPRPAGPAGRLPRVLADVGVVAVAVGLLFWRIAFTDVHADTATVAASVAVQLLELVILALVVQLVVVTRDRGAALLALAVAMIVTGDLAYSAAVLQDVTLPTWLQGALLSSAWPLVAAALFAVRRPRPRPEVSTEAAASVATVAALALCGGAAVLEVVLRGRGVDATSAVLLVLLLLACTARELVLQRQRVRQVAALSAAADLDPLTGLFNRRALAAALADLASSSGPIGVVVVDLDGFKRVNDVLGHATGDQLVVAVARALRRASPGAVTARLGGDEFALVLPAAEPVVLAAADRLADLVRDCAQEVPGVAGVRVSASVGVVMGERADLRETVDALAVVSRASAAMQEAKRRGRDRVVRHDEVAGRAAREREVVGLLGPALATGRGLVAREQPALDIASGRVVGHRVLLGLAPDVPPHEVLDVARRRSWDAPLARRSLQRAVDVLAATPGGSAWLHLEAHQLHDDAWPTRIEAALREAAAPCRDLVVEVAGRIAEDDARAVRALDRLSAVGVRVAVAAPHAGGGTSLPQLPSLPVDVFVLPPATVAAAQAPSGLVVARALVDAAHGLGLQVLADGVDEPAQLDRLAALGVDLARGALWPAVDATAGPGQWEPDQRESGQREAEEPVVAGSGAPARGVVGQHPQ; encoded by the coding sequence GTGACGCCCTGGTGGGTCTCGGTGCGCGTCGCCGTCGTCGTGAGCGCCGCCTCGCTGGTGGTGGTCGCGGCCCTGGGGGTGACCGGGACCGGCCGCGCGGACGTCGTGGGCATCGCGCTCACCGGCCTGTGGGCCTCCCTGGCCGCCGTCGCCGTGCTGCTGGCGCCGCGCAGCGCCGGCCTCTCGCGGCGCTGGCGCACGTGCGGCCTCTGGCTGGCGCTGCCGTACGGGGTCGGCCAGCTGGTCCTCGCCGTGGAGAAGGCATCCGTCTCCGGAGTGCTGGCGTTCCCCGCCGCCGGTGACCTCATCTCCTTCCTCGCCGCCCCGGGCTGGTTCGCGGTGCTGCTGCTGGTGCCTCGGCCCGCCGGGCCGGCGGGCCGCCTGCCGCGGGTGCTCGCCGACGTCGGTGTCGTGGCGGTCGCGGTGGGCCTGCTCTTCTGGCGGATCGCCTTCACCGACGTGCACGCGGACACCGCCACGGTGGCCGCCTCGGTGGCCGTCCAGCTGCTGGAGCTGGTCATCCTGGCCCTCGTCGTCCAGCTCGTCGTGGTGACCCGGGACCGGGGTGCGGCCCTGCTCGCGCTGGCCGTCGCGATGATCGTCACCGGTGACCTGGCGTACTCGGCGGCCGTCCTGCAGGACGTGACCCTGCCGACCTGGCTGCAGGGCGCGCTGCTCTCGTCGGCCTGGCCGCTCGTGGCGGCGGCGCTGTTCGCGGTCCGGCGGCCGCGCCCGCGGCCGGAGGTCAGCACGGAGGCCGCAGCCTCCGTGGCCACCGTCGCCGCGCTGGCGCTGTGCGGCGGTGCCGCGGTGCTCGAGGTGGTGCTGAGGGGGCGCGGCGTCGACGCCACCAGCGCGGTGCTCCTCGTGCTGCTCCTGCTCGCCTGCACCGCGCGGGAGCTCGTCCTCCAGAGGCAGCGGGTCCGGCAGGTGGCCGCCCTCAGCGCCGCCGCGGACCTCGACCCCCTCACGGGTCTGTTCAACCGGCGGGCGCTCGCCGCCGCGCTGGCGGACCTGGCCTCGTCGAGCGGCCCCATCGGCGTCGTCGTCGTCGACCTCGACGGCTTCAAGCGCGTCAACGACGTGCTCGGCCACGCCACCGGAGACCAGCTCGTCGTGGCCGTCGCGCGCGCTCTGCGCCGGGCCAGTCCCGGCGCCGTCACCGCGCGCCTGGGAGGGGACGAGTTCGCGCTGGTCCTGCCCGCCGCGGAGCCGGTGGTGCTCGCCGCCGCGGACCGCCTCGCCGACCTCGTGCGCGACTGCGCGCAGGAGGTGCCGGGCGTGGCCGGGGTGAGGGTCTCTGCGAGCGTGGGCGTGGTCATGGGCGAGCGCGCCGACCTGCGCGAGACCGTCGACGCCCTCGCCGTCGTCTCGCGGGCCTCGGCCGCGATGCAGGAGGCCAAGCGCCGCGGTCGCGACCGGGTGGTGCGGCACGACGAGGTGGCGGGACGGGCTGCGCGCGAGCGCGAGGTGGTCGGGCTGCTGGGGCCCGCGCTGGCCACCGGCCGCGGGCTCGTGGCGCGCGAGCAGCCCGCGCTCGACATCGCCTCGGGGAGGGTGGTCGGCCACCGGGTGCTCCTGGGTCTCGCCCCTGACGTCCCGCCCCACGAGGTGCTCGACGTGGCCCGTCGCCGCAGCTGGGACGCGCCCCTGGCGCGGAGGTCGCTGCAGCGGGCCGTCGACGTGCTCGCTGCGACCCCGGGTGGGAGCGCCTGGCTGCACCTCGAGGCCCACCAGCTGCACGACGACGCGTGGCCGACCCGGATCGAGGCCGCGCTGCGGGAGGCGGCCGCGCCGTGCCGGGACCTCGTCGTGGAGGTCGCGGGCCGGATCGCGGAGGACGACGCCCGCGCGGTCCGCGCCCTGGACAGGCTCTCGGCGGTGGGCGTGCGCGTGGCCGTGGCGGCCCCGCACGCCGGTGGCGGCACCTCCCTGCCGCAGCTGCCGTCGCTGCCCGTCGACGTGTTCGTCCTGCCCCCGGCCACCGTCGCCGCCGCGCAGGCGCCGAGCGGCCTGGTGGTGGCGCGGGCGCTGGTGGACGCCGCCCACGGGCTCGGGCTGCAGGTCCTCGCCGACGGCGTCGACGAGCCGGCCCAGCTGGACCGCCTCGCCGCCCTGGGCGTGGACCTCGCCCGCGGCGCCCTGTGGCCGGCCGTCGACGCGACCGCCGGCCCGGGCCAGTGGGAGCCGGACCAGCGGGAGTCAGGCCAGCGGGAGGCGGAGGAGCCTGTCGTCGCCGGCAGCGGGGCGCCCGCGCGAGGTGTTGTCGGTCAGCACCCACAGTGA
- a CDS encoding putative bifunctional diguanylate cyclase/phosphodiesterase, whose amino-acid sequence MSTARTSDGEVRRASWLDALAVGAAAALVLWLVRVQPALPSVPGRLWLLALVAAAVVAGCTAVAAAVLALAGARLVAGGFLVALAVSSSVVGAVVITAGPGGRYLDGVSGTLVGVVVVVGCLRELVARRERSALVADLERQVRTDGLTGLPNRHDLLESVQREHGQPGRGSTVAVELGIDSFYEYNVQLGAARGDEALRVVAQALREAVPAGWTVHRLGGDQFVLRGPGDSAAGAACAQAALDAVVTAAVPGAVPLSASAGVAEARPGASDPTAVLADASAALRATKKTHDGGIAVHDAAMAASSQRQQLVTAALRSALAHDGVVAHLQPVVDIATGCTAGVELLARWHDPDLGHVQPDEFVALAESTGLVHQLGTSVLQRGLDAFVAAGCVERRLRVAVNASVHELRRPDYTDQLRATAASRGVPLELITVEVTESLFVARDDPGFRTLLELDAAGVALAIDDFGTGFSSLGYLERLPVTYVKVDRSLVVAASCSERSRALLAAVASVSRAMDLHVIAEGIEDQAQAQMVSELGIALGQGWLWSRALPPEELAAHLEASARRLAAAS is encoded by the coding sequence GTGAGCACTGCACGGACGAGCGACGGCGAGGTGCGCCGGGCCTCCTGGCTCGACGCCCTCGCCGTCGGCGCCGCCGCGGCGCTGGTCCTGTGGCTGGTCCGCGTGCAGCCGGCCCTGCCGTCCGTGCCGGGCCGGCTCTGGCTGCTCGCGCTCGTCGCAGCCGCCGTCGTCGCGGGGTGCACGGCGGTCGCGGCGGCGGTCCTCGCCCTGGCGGGCGCACGACTCGTGGCGGGTGGGTTCCTGGTGGCCCTCGCGGTGTCGTCGTCCGTCGTCGGCGCCGTCGTCATCACCGCTGGCCCTGGCGGTCGGTACCTCGACGGTGTGAGCGGGACGCTCGTGGGCGTCGTGGTGGTCGTGGGCTGCCTGCGCGAGCTCGTCGCCCGCCGGGAGCGCTCCGCCCTCGTCGCCGACCTCGAGCGCCAGGTCCGCACCGACGGCCTCACGGGTCTGCCCAACCGGCACGACCTGCTGGAGTCGGTGCAGCGGGAGCACGGGCAGCCGGGCCGCGGCAGCACCGTGGCGGTGGAGCTCGGCATCGACTCCTTCTACGAGTACAACGTCCAGCTCGGCGCGGCCCGCGGCGACGAGGCGCTGCGCGTGGTGGCCCAGGCGCTGCGCGAGGCCGTCCCCGCCGGGTGGACCGTCCACCGCCTCGGCGGTGACCAGTTCGTGCTCCGCGGCCCCGGCGACTCAGCGGCCGGCGCGGCGTGTGCGCAGGCGGCCCTGGACGCCGTCGTCACCGCTGCGGTTCCTGGCGCCGTCCCGCTCAGCGCCAGCGCAGGGGTGGCCGAGGCGCGCCCCGGCGCCTCCGACCCGACCGCGGTCCTCGCCGACGCGTCCGCGGCGCTGCGCGCCACCAAGAAGACCCACGACGGCGGCATCGCCGTCCACGACGCGGCCATGGCGGCGAGCTCGCAGCGCCAGCAGCTGGTGACCGCCGCACTGCGCAGCGCCCTGGCCCACGACGGCGTGGTGGCGCACCTGCAGCCGGTGGTGGACATCGCCACCGGGTGCACCGCCGGTGTGGAGCTGCTCGCCCGCTGGCACGACCCCGACCTCGGGCACGTGCAGCCCGACGAGTTCGTTGCGCTGGCGGAGTCCACCGGCCTGGTCCACCAGCTCGGGACGTCGGTCCTGCAGCGCGGTCTGGACGCCTTCGTGGCGGCCGGCTGCGTCGAGCGACGGCTGCGGGTCGCGGTCAACGCCTCGGTGCACGAGCTGCGCCGGCCCGACTACACCGACCAGCTGCGCGCCACCGCCGCCAGCCGGGGCGTGCCGCTGGAGCTCATCACCGTGGAGGTCACCGAGTCGCTCTTCGTGGCTCGGGACGACCCCGGCTTCCGCACGCTGCTGGAGCTCGACGCCGCCGGTGTGGCGCTGGCCATCGACGACTTCGGCACCGGCTTCTCCTCCCTGGGCTACCTCGAGAGGCTGCCCGTCACCTACGTCAAGGTCGACAGGTCGCTCGTCGTCGCGGCCTCGTGCAGCGAGCGCTCGCGGGCCCTGCTCGCCGCCGTCGCGTCCGTGAGCCGCGCGATGGACCTCCACGTCATCGCCGAGGGCATCGAGGACCAGGCGCAGGCGCAGATGGTCAGCGAGCTCGGCATCGCCCTGGGGCAGGGGTGGCTGTGGTCCAGGGCGCTGCCCCCCGAGGAGCTCGCGGCGCACCTCGAGGCCTCCGCTCGACGGCTGGCGGCCGCCTCGTGA
- the ilvD gene encoding dihydroxy-acid dehydratase: MTQADMKPRSRQVTDGLEATASRGMLRAVGLGDDDFAKPQIGVASSWNEITPCNLSLDRLAKSVKDGVHAAQGYPLEFGTISVSDGISMGHEGMHFSLVSREVIADSVETVMQAERLDGSVLLAGCDKSLPGMLMAAARLDLASVFLYAGSILPGFAKLSDGTEKQVTIIDAFEAVGACSRGLMSREDVTAIEKAICPGEGACGGMYTANTMASAAEALGMSLPGSAAPPATDRRRDGFARRSGQAVVEMLAKGITARDIMTKEAFENAISVVMAFGGSTNAVLHLLAIAHEAEVDLTLADFDRVGSRVPHLADVKPFGQHVMTDVDRIGGVPVVMRALLDAGLLHGDVMTVTGKTMAENLADIAPPDPDGKVLRALENPIHPTGGITILHGSLAPGGAVVKSAGFESDVFEGTARVFDRERAAMDALEDGTITAGDVVVIRYEGPKGGPGMREMLAITGAIKGAGLGKDVLLLTDGRFSGGTTGLCVGHVAPEAVDGGPVAFVRDGDRIRLDVKNKTLDVLVDEAELASRREGWAPLPPVYTRGVLAKYTKLVGSASGGAVLA; the protein is encoded by the coding sequence ATGACCCAGGCCGACATGAAGCCCCGCTCCCGCCAGGTCACCGACGGGCTCGAGGCCACCGCCAGCCGCGGCATGCTCCGTGCCGTCGGCCTCGGCGACGACGACTTCGCCAAGCCGCAGATCGGCGTGGCCTCGTCGTGGAACGAGATCACCCCCTGCAACCTCTCCCTGGACCGGCTCGCCAAGTCCGTCAAGGACGGCGTGCACGCCGCCCAGGGCTACCCGCTGGAGTTCGGCACCATCTCCGTCTCCGACGGCATCTCCATGGGCCACGAGGGGATGCACTTCTCCCTGGTGAGCCGCGAGGTCATCGCCGACTCCGTGGAGACCGTCATGCAGGCCGAGCGCCTCGACGGCTCGGTGCTGCTGGCCGGCTGCGACAAGTCGCTGCCGGGCATGCTCATGGCGGCCGCCCGCCTCGACCTGGCCAGCGTGTTCCTCTACGCCGGGTCGATCCTGCCGGGCTTCGCCAAGCTCTCGGACGGCACCGAGAAGCAGGTCACGATCATCGACGCGTTCGAGGCCGTGGGCGCCTGCTCGCGCGGACTGATGAGCCGCGAGGACGTCACCGCCATCGAGAAGGCGATCTGCCCGGGCGAGGGCGCCTGCGGCGGCATGTACACCGCCAACACCATGGCGAGCGCGGCAGAGGCCCTGGGCATGAGCCTGCCCGGCTCGGCGGCCCCGCCGGCCACCGACCGCCGCCGCGACGGCTTCGCCCGCCGCTCCGGCCAGGCCGTGGTGGAGATGCTCGCCAAGGGCATCACCGCCCGCGACATCATGACCAAGGAGGCGTTCGAGAACGCCATCTCGGTGGTCATGGCCTTCGGCGGCTCCACGAACGCCGTGCTGCACCTGCTGGCGATCGCGCACGAGGCCGAGGTGGACCTCACCCTCGCCGACTTCGACAGGGTCGGCTCCCGCGTGCCGCACCTGGCCGACGTCAAGCCCTTCGGACAGCACGTCATGACCGACGTCGACAGGATCGGCGGCGTCCCGGTGGTGATGCGCGCCCTGCTCGACGCGGGCCTGCTCCACGGCGACGTCATGACCGTCACCGGCAAGACGATGGCCGAGAACCTCGCCGACATCGCCCCGCCGGACCCGGACGGCAAGGTGCTGCGGGCGCTCGAGAACCCCATCCACCCCACGGGCGGCATCACGATCCTCCACGGGTCGCTCGCCCCCGGCGGTGCCGTGGTGAAGTCGGCGGGCTTCGAGTCCGACGTCTTCGAGGGCACCGCCCGCGTCTTCGACCGCGAGCGCGCCGCGATGGACGCCCTGGAGGACGGGACCATCACCGCCGGTGACGTCGTCGTCATCCGCTACGAGGGCCCCAAGGGCGGCCCGGGCATGCGCGAGATGCTCGCCATCACCGGCGCCATCAAGGGTGCGGGCCTCGGCAAGGACGTGCTGCTCCTCACCGACGGCCGCTTCTCCGGCGGCACCACCGGCCTGTGCGTGGGCCACGTCGCGCCGGAGGCCGTGGACGGCGGTCCGGTCGCGTTCGTGCGCGACGGCGACCGCATCCGCCTCGACGTCAAGAACAAGACCCTCGACGTCCTGGTCGACGAGGCCGAGCTGGCCTCCCGCCGCGAGGGCTGGGCGCCGCTGCCCCCGGT
- a CDS encoding 2-hydroxyacid dehydrogenase has product MTDQTTDALLITLPDTDWQEALAPHLPAGVRSLVWDVDSDPREALGDDADHVAYVVLPYMHPAGALETVASLPALRLVQTTSAGYDNLLDRLPDGVRLANGAGIHDASTSELALALALAKLRGLDDAVRDAEQGAWRPVQRRALADRRVLVLGTGGIGGAIADRLEPFEVDLVRVASTARSDERGRVHGVDELPELLPTTEVVFIGLPLTDATRGMVDAAFLAALPDDALVVNVGRGPIVDTEALLAELRAERLHAALDVTDPEPLPADHPLWGAPNVLIAPHVGGNTTAMRPRALKLLRTQVERLVAGQDPLNVVIG; this is encoded by the coding sequence GTGACCGACCAGACGACCGACGCGCTGCTCATCACCCTGCCCGACACCGACTGGCAGGAGGCCCTCGCGCCGCACCTGCCCGCCGGCGTGCGCAGCCTCGTGTGGGACGTCGACTCCGACCCGCGCGAGGCCCTCGGTGACGACGCCGACCACGTCGCCTACGTGGTGCTGCCGTACATGCACCCGGCCGGCGCGCTGGAGACCGTGGCCTCGCTGCCCGCCCTGCGGCTGGTGCAGACGACGTCGGCGGGCTACGACAACCTGCTCGACCGCCTGCCCGACGGGGTGCGCCTGGCGAACGGCGCGGGCATCCACGACGCCTCCACCTCCGAGCTGGCCCTGGCCCTGGCGCTGGCCAAGCTGCGCGGCCTCGACGACGCCGTGCGCGACGCCGAGCAGGGGGCCTGGCGCCCGGTGCAGCGCCGGGCCCTGGCCGACCGCCGCGTGCTCGTGCTCGGCACCGGCGGCATCGGTGGTGCCATCGCCGACAGGCTGGAGCCCTTCGAGGTCGACCTCGTCCGGGTGGCCTCCACGGCCCGCAGCGACGAGCGGGGCCGGGTGCACGGCGTCGACGAGCTGCCCGAGCTGCTGCCCACCACCGAGGTCGTCTTCATCGGGCTGCCGCTCACCGACGCGACGCGCGGCATGGTCGACGCCGCCTTCCTCGCTGCCCTCCCCGACGACGCGCTCGTGGTCAACGTGGGACGCGGGCCCATCGTCGACACCGAGGCGCTGCTGGCCGAGCTGCGCGCCGAGCGGCTGCACGCCGCCCTCGACGTCACCGACCCCGAGCCGCTGCCCGCCGACCACCCGCTGTGGGGGGCGCCGAACGTGCTCATCGCCCCGCACGTGGGCGGCAACACCACGGCCATGCGGCCCCGGGCCCTGAAGCTGCTCCGCACCCAGGTCGAGCGGCTGGTGGCGGGGCAGGACCCGCTCAACGTGGTGATCGGCTGA
- a CDS encoding PQQ-dependent sugar dehydrogenase, translating to MGRRSPAGRAGRAAPAVLLAAALATSACSGQDAAAPAPVSTEQLPAPSSSSSSSGSASAPSSGVGGPPAALAAGLALRGTPQAAQDVVTGLDVPWSTVVMPDGSALVSERDAARVVRVSQSGTGWQAQQVPAPGPGGSVPDVEPRGEGGLLGLALSPAFAEDGYVYAYTTTATDDRVVRMRYTPGSADPSAPGSLSAPEPVLTGIASAAVHHGGRLAFGPDGMLYVTTGDASAPSTAQDRTALTGKVLRLTPDGQPAPGNPVEGSPVWTWGHRNPQGIGWDAAGRMFAAEFGQNAQDELNLLEPGRNYGWPLVEGAVAGPSGGPEDVTDPAFTAPLVTWRTADASPSGLLVTGDAVYVAALRGQELWRVPLDDGRLGEPERVVDGAHGRVRDVVAGPDGSLWVLTDNTSRGRPAAGDDRLLRLPLA from the coding sequence ATGGGCCGACGATCACCCGCCGGACGCGCGGGGCGCGCCGCGCCCGCCGTCCTGCTCGCCGCCGCGCTGGCGACCTCCGCCTGCTCCGGCCAGGACGCCGCGGCGCCGGCGCCGGTCTCCACCGAGCAGCTCCCCGCGCCGTCGTCGTCCTCGTCGTCCTCGGGCTCGGCGTCGGCGCCCTCCTCCGGGGTGGGCGGTCCGCCCGCGGCGCTGGCCGCGGGGCTCGCGCTGCGCGGGACGCCGCAGGCCGCGCAGGACGTCGTCACCGGGCTCGACGTGCCCTGGAGCACGGTCGTGATGCCCGACGGCAGCGCTCTGGTCAGCGAGCGGGACGCCGCGCGCGTGGTGCGGGTCTCGCAGTCCGGCACGGGCTGGCAGGCGCAGCAGGTGCCGGCCCCGGGACCGGGTGGGTCGGTGCCGGACGTGGAGCCCCGCGGGGAGGGCGGCCTGCTCGGTCTGGCCCTCTCCCCCGCCTTCGCCGAGGACGGCTACGTGTACGCGTACACGACCACGGCCACCGACGACCGCGTGGTGAGGATGCGGTACACCCCAGGCAGCGCGGACCCGTCGGCGCCGGGATCGCTGTCCGCCCCGGAACCGGTGCTCACGGGCATCGCCTCGGCCGCCGTGCACCACGGCGGCCGGCTGGCGTTCGGCCCCGACGGCATGCTCTACGTGACCACGGGCGACGCCAGCGCGCCCTCCACCGCCCAGGACCGCACCGCCCTCACCGGCAAGGTCCTGCGCCTCACCCCCGACGGGCAGCCGGCGCCGGGCAACCCGGTGGAGGGCTCGCCGGTGTGGACCTGGGGGCACCGCAACCCCCAGGGCATCGGGTGGGACGCGGCGGGCCGCATGTTCGCGGCGGAGTTCGGGCAGAACGCCCAGGACGAGCTCAACCTCCTCGAGCCGGGCCGCAACTACGGCTGGCCGCTCGTGGAGGGCGCGGTGGCCGGCCCGTCGGGCGGGCCCGAGGACGTCACCGACCCCGCCTTCACCGCTCCCCTGGTCACGTGGCGCACCGCCGACGCCTCCCCGAGCGGGCTGCTCGTCACGGGCGACGCGGTCTACGTGGCGGCCCTGCGCGGACAGGAGCTGTGGCGCGTCCCGCTGGACGACGGGCGCCTCGGTGAGCCGGAGCGGGTGGTCGACGGTGCGCACGGCCGGGTGCGCGACGTCGTCGCCGGCCCGGACGGCTCACTGTGGGTGCTGACCGACAACACCTCGCGCGGGCGCCCCGCTGCCGGCGACGACAGGCTCCTCCGCCTCCCGCTGGCCTGA